A region from the Thermanaeromonas toyohensis ToBE genome encodes:
- a CDS encoding DRTGG domain-containing protein — protein MKVGEIASRLGLQVVAGYQGLEREVLAGYAADLLSAVIAHAPPGCLWVTLQTHENIVAVALLVDAAGIVVTSGRDPEEATRRRADAEGIPILTTKENTFIVAGELYKLLNF, from the coding sequence ATGAAGGTAGGGGAGATAGCCTCGCGCTTGGGTTTACAAGTGGTAGCCGGATACCAGGGTTTGGAGAGGGAAGTACTAGCTGGTTACGCGGCGGATCTTTTGAGTGCAGTTATCGCCCACGCACCTCCCGGGTGCTTGTGGGTTACCCTTCAAACCCATGAAAACATAGTAGCCGTAGCCCTTCTGGTGGATGCTGCAGGGATAGTAGTAACCAGCGGGCGCGACCCCGAAGAGGCTACTCGCCGACGCGCTGATGCCGAAGGGATACCCATCTTAACTACAAAGGAAAACACGTTTATTGTGGCGGGGGAACTGTATAAGCTGCTCAATTTTTAA
- a CDS encoding CBS domain-containing protein — protein sequence MLAKDIMTKEVITIKAYARIYELTKLLAEHHISGVPVCDESGKVVGMVTEADLIELRNGTQVKDIMTREVISVSVDTPIEEVAAILHTKKIKRVPVYDQGRLVGIISRADIVAAMAQKLSR from the coding sequence GTGCTGGCCAAGGATATTATGACCAAGGAAGTGATTACCATCAAGGCCTATGCCCGTATTTATGAACTAACTAAGCTTCTAGCTGAGCACCACATAAGCGGCGTGCCGGTATGCGATGAAAGTGGGAAAGTAGTGGGGATGGTCACAGAGGCAGATCTTATAGAGTTAAGAAACGGTACCCAGGTTAAAGATATCATGACTCGGGAAGTAATCAGTGTCAGTGTCGATACTCCTATTGAAGAAGTAGCAGCTATCTTACACACCAAAAAAATAAAGCGGGTACCAGTGTATGACCAAGGCCGCCTTGTGGGTATCATCAGCCGGGCCGATATTGTAGCGGCTATGGCCCAGAAGCTTAGCAGATAA
- the nuoF gene encoding NADH-quinone oxidoreductase subunit NuoF produces the protein MEFYRAHVLVCAGTGCTASDSQATREALIQELANRGLDREIKVIETGCFGFCRFGPNMMVYPEGVFYCTVRPEDIPELVEEHFIKGRVLERLLYKQPETEVPVSSFEEIPFFKHQLRIALRNCGVINPESIEEYIARDGYLALAKVLTEMKPIEVIEVIKKSGLRGRGGGGFPTGLKWEFAYRAPGPVKYIICNADEGDPGAFMDRSILEGDPHAVLEGMAIAGYAIGANQGYVYVRAEYPIAVQRLKIAISQAREKGLLGKNLFNSGFDFDIDIRLGAGAFVCGEETALIASIEGRRGEPRPRPPFPAISGLWGKPTVINNVETFANIPTIIRNGWEWFASIGTEKSKGTKVFALAGKIKNNGLVEVPMGTTLGTVIYDIGGGIPGGKKFKAAQTGGPSGGCIPAEHLNVPIDYESLTALGTIMGSGGLIVLDEDTCMVDLAKFFLDFVKDESCGKCTPCRIGTTRMLEILDRITKGQGQEGDIELLIELGQRIKDTALCGLGQTAPNPVLSTIRYFREEYEAHIRDKRCPASVCAALFNSPCQNTCPANVDVPVYIDLIRQRKFLEAYEVIKYENPFPVVCGRVCHHPCEGKCNRAKMDEAVAIRSLKRFAGDFALSLNGKLPKLEVAPTNGKKVAIVGSGPAGLTAAHYLALKGYQVTVFEALPVAGGMMAVGIPEYRLPKEILMAEIKNITELGVEIRTNSALGRDFTLEDLRRDGYQAIFLAIGTHRELKLDIPGEELEGVYSGVSFLRELNLGRPVDVKDKVVAVIGGGNVAVDAARSARRLGAREVYILYRRTQEDMPAIREEIHEAEKEGIHITCLTAPVAILGEKGRVKAIRCQKMRPGEFDKSGRRKPVPVEGSEFTMDVDVVIAAVGQTVDREGLPADIEVTRAGTIAVNEKTLATNLPGVFAGGDCVSGPDTVITAIASGKKAAAAIDKYLGGDGVVVPEYKVERKRTAPVLEEKTARVCSGLLPVEKRLDSFAEVELGFTEEQAVMEAARCLRCDVRD, from the coding sequence ATGGAGTTCTATCGCGCCCATGTATTAGTTTGCGCTGGCACCGGTTGCACAGCCTCTGACAGCCAAGCTACTAGGGAGGCTTTGATCCAGGAATTGGCTAACCGGGGGCTGGATAGGGAGATCAAGGTAATAGAAACTGGTTGTTTTGGTTTTTGCCGTTTTGGCCCTAATATGATGGTCTACCCTGAAGGTGTCTTTTACTGCACTGTCCGGCCCGAAGATATACCTGAGCTTGTAGAAGAACATTTTATAAAGGGACGGGTACTGGAGCGATTGCTTTATAAGCAGCCGGAGACGGAAGTGCCTGTCTCAAGCTTTGAAGAGATACCTTTTTTTAAGCACCAATTACGTATAGCCCTACGGAACTGTGGGGTGATCAATCCAGAATCCATTGAAGAGTATATCGCCCGCGACGGGTACCTAGCCCTGGCCAAGGTACTTACCGAAATGAAGCCTATAGAAGTTATTGAGGTTATCAAAAAGTCAGGGCTCCGGGGACGGGGAGGGGGCGGTTTCCCTACCGGCCTTAAATGGGAATTCGCCTACCGCGCACCCGGTCCGGTAAAGTACATTATCTGCAACGCTGACGAAGGCGATCCTGGAGCCTTTATGGATAGGAGCATCTTGGAGGGCGACCCCCATGCTGTCCTGGAAGGTATGGCTATTGCCGGGTATGCTATTGGAGCAAACCAGGGCTATGTATATGTAAGGGCCGAATATCCCATCGCGGTGCAGCGCTTGAAAATAGCCATAAGCCAGGCCCGTGAGAAGGGGCTTTTGGGTAAGAACCTGTTTAATTCTGGTTTTGATTTTGACATCGATATACGTTTAGGTGCCGGGGCCTTTGTATGCGGCGAGGAGACGGCTTTAATAGCCTCTATTGAAGGGCGCCGGGGTGAACCGCGGCCGCGTCCACCCTTCCCCGCTATCTCGGGCTTGTGGGGGAAGCCCACAGTAATAAATAACGTAGAAACTTTTGCCAACATCCCCACCATTATCCGTAACGGCTGGGAATGGTTTGCTTCCATCGGAACAGAGAAGAGCAAGGGTACGAAGGTTTTCGCTTTGGCAGGGAAGATCAAAAATAATGGCTTGGTAGAAGTACCCATGGGTACTACCCTGGGTACGGTTATCTACGATATAGGTGGAGGTATACCAGGAGGTAAAAAATTCAAGGCCGCCCAGACTGGTGGTCCCTCCGGAGGCTGTATACCGGCTGAACATTTGAACGTACCCATCGACTATGAGTCGCTAACCGCTTTGGGAACTATCATGGGTTCAGGCGGCCTTATTGTCCTGGACGAGGATACCTGCATGGTGGACTTGGCTAAGTTTTTCCTGGACTTTGTTAAAGACGAATCCTGCGGAAAATGTACTCCTTGCCGTATAGGTACCACCAGGATGCTGGAGATTCTGGATCGTATTACTAAGGGCCAAGGCCAGGAAGGAGATATCGAGCTACTTATAGAGTTGGGACAGAGAATAAAAGATACTGCCTTATGCGGGCTAGGACAGACAGCGCCCAATCCAGTATTGAGTACCATCCGATACTTCCGTGAAGAATATGAGGCCCACATAAGGGATAAGCGTTGCCCGGCTTCTGTATGTGCTGCCCTCTTTAATTCACCTTGCCAGAATACCTGTCCGGCCAATGTAGATGTTCCTGTTTATATTGATCTTATCCGCCAGCGCAAATTTTTAGAGGCATATGAAGTTATAAAGTATGAAAATCCTTTCCCTGTAGTCTGCGGCCGTGTTTGCCATCACCCATGTGAGGGTAAGTGCAATAGAGCCAAAATGGATGAGGCAGTGGCTATCCGGAGCCTTAAACGTTTCGCAGGAGACTTTGCCTTGTCCCTTAACGGCAAACTACCTAAGCTTGAAGTGGCTCCGACCAACGGGAAAAAGGTAGCTATCGTCGGTTCTGGACCTGCGGGCTTGACAGCAGCCCATTACCTGGCCCTCAAAGGCTACCAGGTTACCGTCTTTGAAGCCTTGCCGGTGGCTGGTGGCATGATGGCCGTGGGTATTCCTGAATATAGGTTGCCGAAGGAGATTTTAATGGCGGAAATAAAGAATATCACGGAGCTAGGGGTGGAGATCCGTACTAACTCGGCTTTAGGTCGAGACTTCACCTTGGAGGACCTGCGCCGGGATGGATATCAGGCCATTTTCCTAGCTATAGGTACCCACCGGGAACTAAAGCTAGACATACCGGGTGAGGAATTAGAAGGAGTCTATTCAGGGGTCAGTTTCTTGCGCGAACTCAATTTGGGCCGTCCTGTGGATGTAAAGGATAAAGTGGTAGCCGTTATAGGTGGTGGTAATGTGGCCGTGGATGCTGCGCGGTCAGCCCGCAGGTTAGGGGCTAGAGAAGTGTATATCTTATACCGGCGTACCCAAGAAGATATGCCAGCCATCCGGGAGGAGATACATGAAGCGGAAAAAGAAGGGATACACATCACCTGCTTAACAGCTCCTGTAGCTATTCTGGGTGAAAAGGGACGGGTAAAGGCTATTAGGTGCCAGAAGATGCGCCCAGGGGAATTCGATAAGAGCGGCCGCCGTAAGCCCGTACCCGTGGAAGGTTCCGAGTTTACCATGGATGTAGACGTGGTTATCGCAGCTGTTGGTCAGACGGTGGATAGAGAGGGCTTGCCAGCGGATATAGAAGTTACTCGGGCCGGAACCATAGCGGTTAACGAGAAGACCTTGGCCACCAACCTTCCTGGTGTATTTGCCGGCGGTGACTGTGTGAGCGGCCCTGATACAGTCATAACTGCGATAGCCTCGGGTAAGAAAGCTGCTGCTGCCATCGATAAGTATTTGGGTGGAGATGGCGTGGTGGTACCTGAATATAAAGTGGAGCGTAAGCGTACTGCACCAGTGCTAGAAGAAAAGACGGCGCGGGTTTGTTCCGGTCTTTTGCCGG
- a CDS encoding nucleotidyl transferase AbiEii/AbiGii toxin family protein translates to MFAAALPSQGQQVLELLSTSGLLQNFYLAGGTALALHLGHRLSEDLDFFSPAIVDTFMLKQRLQDLGDFQVLEEKWGTLHGILRETKVSFLYYRYPLLFPLTTFRGCSVASPEDIAPMKIEAIASRGSKKDFYDLYFIAQEIANLRQCLELYQRKFAGTNFNLYHVLKSLTYFADAEKEKDPILLRPVSWPQIKKYFEQVVPPLLTCI, encoded by the coding sequence GTGTTTGCAGCCGCCCTCCCATCGCAGGGACAGCAAGTACTGGAATTATTAAGCACTAGTGGTTTATTGCAAAATTTTTATCTGGCAGGCGGTACTGCCTTGGCCCTGCACCTGGGCCATCGCCTTTCCGAAGACCTGGACTTCTTTTCCCCTGCTATAGTGGATACCTTTATGCTCAAACAAAGGCTCCAGGACCTAGGGGATTTTCAAGTGCTGGAAGAAAAATGGGGTACCCTTCATGGAATTCTCCGGGAAACCAAAGTCAGTTTCCTATATTACCGGTATCCCCTTCTTTTTCCACTTACTACATTCAGGGGTTGCTCAGTGGCATCTCCTGAAGATATTGCCCCCATGAAAATAGAAGCCATCGCCTCGCGGGGCAGCAAAAAAGATTTTTACGACCTGTATTTTATCGCCCAGGAAATTGCAAACTTACGCCAGTGCCTGGAACTCTACCAGCGTAAGTTTGCAGGAACCAACTTTAACTTATATCACGTGTTGAAAAGCCTTACCTACTTTGCCGATGCTGAAAAGGAAAAGGACCCTATCTTATTGCGCCCTGTTAGTTGGCCCCAAATAAAGAAGTACTTCGAACAAGTTGTGCCCCCGCTTTTAACCTGCATATAA
- a CDS encoding TM1266 family iron-only hydrogenase system putative regulator: MERRIGVIGIVIEDREAVAARVNAVLSDYGDYIVGRMGVPYRERGVAVIALIVDGSTDVVGALTGKLGSLPGVKVRAALTGK; the protein is encoded by the coding sequence GTGGAGCGGAGGATTGGTGTTATAGGGATAGTTATAGAAGATCGGGAAGCGGTAGCGGCGCGGGTAAATGCTGTCTTAAGCGATTACGGCGACTATATTGTGGGCCGTATGGGTGTCCCTTATCGCGAGAGAGGGGTAGCGGTCATCGCTTTGATTGTGGATGGAAGTACAGATGTTGTGGGTGCTCTTACGGGCAAGTTGGGGAGCCTACCGGGGGTAAAGGTACGGGCAGCCCTAACGGGAAAATGA
- the hydG gene encoding [FeFe] hydrogenase H-cluster radical SAM maturase HydG, whose product MYIPRHNYQVDFIPQEEIEGLLAEALGAPSELAEKIVEKAREAKGLEPNEVAVLLQAKEKALWKRIFAVAGEIKEKIYGKRMVLFAPLYISDYCINNCRYCGYRRDNKFTRRRLAWDELEREVRILESLGHKRLAVEAGEDPQNCPLDYVVEVIRRIYRITEKNGNIRRVNVNIAATTVDEYRELKKAGIGTYVLFQETYHRPTYEYMHPSGPKADYDWHTTAMDRAMEAGIDDVGLGVLFGLYDYKFEVLGLLYHARHLEKTFGVGPHTISVPRLRPAKGVSLEDFPFLVSDEEFKKAVAVIRLAVPYTGLILSTRESPEFRTVLFRLGVSQLSAGSCTGVGGYGRHYTQVQEETPQFEVEDRRHPDEVIRDLCQRGYLPSYCTACYRRGRTGERFMALAKSGEIQNVCQPNALLTFKEYLLDYATPETRKIGEEIISRHLEEIPNEAVRKETLRRLKRIEEGERDLYF is encoded by the coding sequence ATGTATATTCCGAGGCATAATTACCAGGTAGATTTTATACCTCAGGAAGAGATCGAAGGGCTGTTGGCGGAAGCTTTAGGTGCACCTTCTGAGTTAGCCGAAAAAATTGTGGAGAAAGCCCGGGAAGCCAAAGGCCTTGAGCCTAATGAAGTAGCAGTGTTGCTTCAGGCCAAAGAGAAAGCCTTGTGGAAAAGGATTTTTGCTGTTGCAGGGGAGATAAAAGAAAAGATCTATGGGAAGCGCATGGTGCTTTTTGCTCCGCTATATATTAGTGACTATTGCATTAATAACTGCCGGTATTGCGGGTATCGCCGGGATAATAAGTTCACTAGACGTCGCCTCGCTTGGGATGAATTGGAACGGGAGGTACGGATTTTAGAATCCCTTGGACATAAACGTCTGGCTGTAGAGGCGGGGGAAGACCCTCAAAATTGTCCTTTGGATTATGTGGTGGAAGTTATCCGCCGGATATACCGGATAACGGAAAAAAACGGAAATATACGCCGGGTGAATGTAAACATCGCTGCTACCACGGTGGATGAGTACCGGGAGCTTAAAAAAGCAGGTATCGGTACTTATGTGCTCTTCCAGGAGACTTACCATCGACCCACTTATGAATATATGCATCCTTCCGGTCCTAAAGCCGATTACGACTGGCATACTACGGCCATGGACAGGGCTATGGAAGCAGGGATTGATGATGTAGGGCTAGGAGTATTGTTCGGACTTTATGACTATAAATTCGAGGTGCTAGGCCTTCTTTATCACGCAAGACACCTCGAGAAAACCTTCGGAGTAGGCCCCCATACCATATCTGTCCCACGTCTACGCCCGGCTAAGGGCGTATCCCTTGAGGATTTTCCTTTCTTGGTTTCTGATGAGGAGTTTAAAAAGGCTGTGGCAGTAATCCGCTTAGCGGTGCCCTATACAGGACTTATCCTTTCCACCAGGGAAAGCCCTGAATTTCGGACTGTACTGTTTAGGCTAGGAGTTTCCCAGCTCAGCGCGGGCTCCTGTACAGGGGTAGGTGGCTATGGGCGGCATTATACCCAGGTACAAGAGGAAACGCCCCAATTTGAAGTGGAAGATCGTCGGCATCCCGACGAGGTTATTAGGGATCTGTGTCAGCGGGGTTATCTGCCCAGCTATTGTACTGCTTGTTACCGGCGGGGCCGCACGGGGGAGCGTTTTATGGCTCTGGCCAAATCAGGCGAGATCCAGAACGTATGCCAGCCTAATGCCCTCCTGACCTTTAAAGAATACCTCCTTGATTATGCTACTCCAGAGACGCGTAAGATAGGCGAGGAAATCATAAGTCGACATCTTGAGGAGATACCTAATGAAGCTGTGCGTAAAGAAACCCTAAGGAGGCTTAAGCGCATAGAAGAGGGCGAACGAGACCTTTATTTTTAA
- a CDS encoding DUF6922 domain-containing protein → MPSFLRKYFWDVSFDSLDSRNDSYFILERLLEYGDARAIQWVLSQYRDEELLRVIKTSPRLSAKTGHFWCCYYHLQEDELKCLQPPSHRRDSKYWNY, encoded by the coding sequence TTGCCGTCTTTTTTAAGAAAATATTTTTGGGACGTCTCTTTTGACAGCCTGGATAGTCGGAACGACTCGTATTTTATCCTCGAACGGTTACTGGAATACGGCGATGCCCGAGCCATTCAGTGGGTTTTGAGCCAGTATAGAGATGAAGAGCTCCTGAGAGTAATCAAAACCAGCCCTAGGCTATCTGCTAAAACTGGCCATTTTTGGTGTTGTTATTACCATCTTCAGGAGGATGAGCTTAAGTGTTTGCAGCCGCCCTCCCATCGCAGGGACAGCAAGTACTGGAATTATTAA
- a CDS encoding [Fe-Fe] hydrogenase large subunit C-terminal domain-containing protein, whose amino-acid sequence MEYFHSVRLDRDKCKGCTNCIKRCPTEAIRVRDGKAQIIEERCIDCGECIRVCPNHAKIAVGDSLEAIYNFSYVVALPAPSFYSQFQASGGIPQILGALLKIGFNAVFEVALAAEAVSWATRKLLQDLDRPRPMISAACPAVVSLIQVRFPSLINHVVPVEPPVNVAARLARLEATTRTGLPPENIGVFFLSPCPAKITAVRQTQGAGERLIDGVIPILSIYGQVREALKEAKSLEAQAGAYGVGWGRSGGENAALGYGKLLEVDGIHHVIEVLEAMEKGQLEPFDYLEAQACPGGCVGGALMVSNPYEAKRRLGELLQALPKQKVEEKILADMAARGSWWREKDLEPRPALRLDEDIASALLKMQRLEETVKLLPGLDCGACGSPNCRALAEDIVRGYAVDTDCIFLLRERVRVLAEEVAELARKLPPSMAEPERSRDLP is encoded by the coding sequence ATGGAATACTTTCATTCCGTCCGCCTGGATCGGGATAAGTGTAAGGGTTGCACTAACTGCATAAAGCGTTGCCCTACCGAAGCTATCCGGGTGCGGGACGGAAAGGCCCAGATCATAGAAGAGCGGTGTATTGACTGTGGAGAGTGTATTCGGGTTTGCCCTAACCATGCCAAGATAGCTGTGGGTGATAGCCTGGAGGCAATATATAATTTTTCCTATGTAGTAGCGTTACCTGCTCCATCCTTTTATTCCCAATTCCAGGCGTCTGGCGGTATACCTCAGATTTTAGGGGCTCTCCTTAAAATCGGCTTTAATGCCGTTTTTGAAGTGGCCCTAGCAGCAGAAGCAGTATCCTGGGCTACGCGAAAGCTTTTACAAGATCTTGACCGGCCGCGGCCTATGATTTCTGCAGCCTGCCCGGCGGTAGTGAGTCTAATCCAGGTCCGGTTTCCTTCTCTTATTAATCATGTGGTACCGGTGGAGCCACCGGTCAATGTTGCCGCACGTCTCGCACGGTTAGAAGCCACCACCCGCACGGGGTTACCCCCAGAAAATATTGGAGTGTTTTTCCTTTCTCCCTGCCCAGCTAAGATTACTGCTGTTCGCCAGACTCAAGGGGCAGGGGAAAGACTGATCGATGGCGTTATTCCCATTCTCTCCATATATGGCCAAGTTCGCGAAGCCCTTAAAGAGGCGAAGAGCCTGGAAGCTCAAGCGGGGGCCTATGGGGTGGGATGGGGGAGAAGCGGTGGAGAAAACGCAGCCCTGGGGTACGGGAAGCTTTTAGAGGTAGATGGTATTCACCATGTTATCGAAGTATTGGAAGCTATGGAAAAGGGGCAACTGGAACCTTTCGATTATCTGGAAGCCCAGGCGTGCCCGGGCGGTTGCGTGGGAGGGGCCTTAATGGTGAGCAACCCTTATGAGGCTAAACGGCGGCTAGGGGAGTTACTTCAAGCCTTGCCTAAGCAAAAGGTTGAAGAAAAAATTCTAGCTGATATGGCAGCCCGGGGGAGTTGGTGGAGGGAAAAGGATTTGGAGCCTCGTCCAGCCTTACGCTTAGATGAAGATATTGCCAGTGCTCTTCTTAAAATGCAACGGCTGGAGGAAACGGTGAAGCTTCTTCCTGGCCTAGACTGCGGGGCCTGCGGCTCCCCCAATTGCCGAGCCTTAGCTGAAGATATAGTACGGGGCTATGCGGTGGATACAGATTGTATTTTTCTTCTCCGGGAAAGGGTGCGTGTACTGGCAGAGGAAGTTGCGGAGTTGGCTAGGAAGCTCCCGCCCTCTATGGCCGAGCCAGAAAGGAGCAGAGACCTCCCATGA
- a CDS encoding ATP-binding protein codes for MEELALHILDLMENSLAAGASVLELHIVEDKDAGQVYIELKDNGRGMKKEEAQGCLDPFFTTRKTRRVGLGLPLFRATAEACGGFLEVKSCPGEGTRVFVAMQLNHVDCPPLGDMGATIAAILSREEPVEIWYLHRVNEKEFTFSSKEVKTILGEIPLNLAPVLRWIKDYINEGLRRLQMEVEGNHEIPGGSAKA; via the coding sequence ATGGAAGAGCTGGCCTTACACATCCTAGATCTTATGGAAAATTCCCTCGCAGCGGGAGCCTCTGTTCTTGAACTGCACATCGTTGAAGATAAGGATGCTGGGCAGGTGTACATTGAACTTAAAGATAACGGAAGGGGCATGAAAAAGGAAGAAGCCCAGGGATGCCTAGATCCCTTTTTCACTACGCGTAAGACGCGGCGGGTTGGTCTTGGTCTTCCCCTCTTCCGAGCTACGGCGGAAGCATGCGGGGGCTTCTTAGAGGTGAAATCTTGCCCAGGGGAAGGGACGCGGGTTTTCGTTGCCATGCAGCTAAACCATGTGGATTGTCCACCCTTGGGGGATATGGGTGCTACCATAGCTGCTATATTGAGCCGGGAGGAGCCGGTGGAAATTTGGTATTTGCACCGGGTAAATGAGAAAGAGTTTACATTCTCAAGTAAGGAAGTAAAAACCATCTTGGGGGAAATCCCCCTAAACTTAGCTCCTGTTCTTAGGTGGATTAAGGACTATATTAATGAGGGTTTAAGGCGACTTCAAATGGAGGTGGAGGGCAATCATGAAATCCCTGGAGGATCTGCTAAAGCTTAA
- the nuoE gene encoding NADH-quinone oxidoreductase subunit NuoE yields MQPCQCEEKWEQLEQIIDAHRGQPSALIEVLHQAQELIGYLPKQVQMAIADGLGVSLSEVYSVVSFYSHFTTKPKGKYQISVCKGTACYVKGSPEILERLEKELGIKPGDSTDDGRFSLEVVRCLGACGLGPVMMVNKRAHGLLKPDTAVEVLKSYK; encoded by the coding sequence ATGCAACCTTGTCAATGTGAAGAGAAGTGGGAGCAATTGGAACAAATTATCGATGCTCACCGCGGCCAACCTTCAGCCCTTATTGAGGTGCTTCACCAAGCCCAAGAGCTCATCGGTTATCTGCCTAAACAGGTGCAGATGGCTATAGCCGATGGCCTGGGAGTTTCTTTGAGCGAGGTTTACAGCGTAGTTTCCTTTTATTCCCATTTTACCACCAAGCCTAAGGGCAAATATCAAATTTCTGTGTGCAAGGGCACGGCTTGCTATGTTAAGGGGTCTCCGGAGATCTTGGAAAGGCTGGAAAAAGAACTGGGCATCAAACCCGGGGATAGTACCGATGATGGCCGCTTTTCCCTGGAAGTAGTGCGGTGTTTGGGAGCCTGCGGCTTAGGTCCGGTTATGATGGTTAACAAGCGCGCCCATGGGCTTCTTAAGCCGGATACGGCTGTCGAGGTACTTAAATCTTATAAGTAA
- a CDS encoding (2Fe-2S) ferredoxin domain-containing protein yields MKSLEDLLKLKEEAQKAIALREEGAKVKVVVGMGTCGIAAGAREVMTAILDELSKRRLTDVVVTQTGCIGLCAQEPLVDVFVPGKPKVTYGKVDARKARQIVAQHIANGLIIGDWVINK; encoded by the coding sequence ATGAAATCCCTGGAGGATCTGCTAAAGCTTAAGGAGGAGGCCCAGAAGGCTATTGCCCTGCGGGAAGAAGGGGCCAAAGTTAAAGTAGTGGTGGGTATGGGTACTTGCGGCATTGCGGCCGGTGCCCGGGAAGTGATGACTGCTATCCTGGATGAGTTAAGTAAACGCAGGCTCACCGATGTGGTGGTTACCCAGACTGGCTGCATAGGTCTTTGTGCCCAGGAACCCTTAGTGGATGTTTTTGTCCCTGGCAAGCCTAAAGTGACTTACGGCAAAGTGGATGCGAGGAAGGCACGCCAGATCGTGGCCCAGCACATTGCGAATGGCTTAATAATCGGTGATTGGGTGATCAATAAGTAA
- a CDS encoding ATP-binding protein, translating to MAGKLKRVLQQVGFSPELVRRVAVATFEAETNVIIHAYRGELRVKIEPQKIVLVAEDEGPGIPDIELAMQEGYSTAPPEVREMGFGAGMGLPNIKACADVLEIKSEVGRGTSLHIEFYPTGFRD from the coding sequence GTGGCCGGGAAGTTAAAACGAGTACTACAACAGGTAGGGTTTTCCCCGGAGCTAGTTAGGCGGGTGGCCGTGGCTACCTTTGAAGCGGAAACTAATGTGATAATCCATGCTTACCGGGGGGAACTAAGGGTTAAGATAGAACCGCAAAAAATAGTCCTTGTAGCCGAGGATGAAGGCCCTGGTATTCCCGATATTGAACTAGCCATGCAAGAAGGATACTCTACGGCACCCCCGGAAGTGCGGGAAATGGGGTTCGGGGCAGGAATGGGGTTGCCTAATATTAAGGCATGTGCTGATGTGTTAGAGATAAAATCGGAGGTTGGCCGGGGGACTTCTTTACACATAGAATTTTATCCTACGGGTTTCCGGGATTGA
- the hydE gene encoding [FeFe] hydrogenase H-cluster radical SAM maturase HydE has translation MRKEFATALSRIIQGEEPDKASLIILLSARPGEEEEALYREADNFRARYVGEEVHLRGVIEFSNHCRRLCHYCGLRADNRRLRRYRMEKEEILKSARMAVELGYGTVVLQSGEDTWYSAEMLAELVATIKGMGLAVTLCVGERSREEYALWREAGADRYLLKHETANPRLYHRLHPGMSWEERITCLQWLRELGYQVGSGNIVGLPGQTLEDLADDLLLLRKLRVEMAGIGPFIPHPDTPLGSYPAGSLELTYRVLAVARLVLPWAHLPATTAVGTLSPNGRQLALQRGANVVMPNLTPRKYRGDYQIYPGKICVNEEPADCRYCLEGMIHSLGRRIGRGPGHALRPLTEN, from the coding sequence TTGCGTAAGGAATTTGCTACTGCTCTATCTAGGATAATACAAGGGGAGGAACCTGACAAAGCCTCTCTTATAATCCTTCTTTCAGCTCGGCCCGGTGAAGAAGAGGAGGCCCTTTACCGGGAGGCCGATAACTTCCGCGCCCGGTATGTAGGTGAAGAGGTACACTTGCGGGGGGTCATAGAATTTTCTAACCACTGCCGGCGGCTTTGCCACTATTGTGGACTACGGGCGGATAATAGGCGTCTGCGGCGCTACCGCATGGAAAAAGAGGAGATCCTTAAGAGCGCCCGGATGGCCGTGGAGCTGGGCTATGGTACAGTAGTGCTCCAGTCCGGAGAAGATACGTGGTATTCGGCAGAGATGCTAGCCGAGTTAGTAGCTACTATTAAGGGAATGGGTCTGGCGGTGACCCTTTGCGTGGGAGAAAGATCGCGGGAGGAGTATGCCCTTTGGCGCGAGGCTGGCGCTGACCGGTACCTCCTTAAGCATGAAACGGCTAATCCTAGGCTTTATCATAGGCTGCATCCCGGCATGAGCTGGGAGGAACGGATAACCTGCCTACAGTGGCTACGGGAGCTAGGTTACCAGGTGGGCTCGGGAAACATCGTAGGCCTTCCCGGCCAGACCTTGGAAGATCTGGCCGATGATCTTCTCCTTTTACGTAAGCTTAGGGTAGAGATGGCAGGCATAGGTCCCTTTATCCCCCATCCAGACACTCCCTTAGGAAGTTATCCGGCTGGTAGCTTGGAATTGACCTACCGGGTATTGGCTGTGGCTCGTCTGGTCTTACCATGGGCCCATCTACCAGCTACCACCGCTGTAGGTACTTTGTCACCTAATGGTCGGCAGCTCGCCCTCCAGCGTGGTGCGAACGTAGTTATGCCGAATCTTACCCCCAGGAAGTACCGGGGAGACTACCAGATTTACCCTGGCAAGATATGTGTCAATGAAGAACCTGCGGATTGCCGTTATTGCCTGGAAGGGATGATCCACTCTTTGGGCCGTCGGATAGGCCGGGGTCCAGGTCACGCTCTACGACCCCTCACAGAAAATTGA